From Ardenticatenales bacterium, one genomic window encodes:
- a CDS encoding NYN domain-containing protein: protein MNYLIDGHNLIAKMPGLSLQDADDEEALVRQIQTWAAARRKRYVLIVFDQGIIAGKSARLSNNRVQVFFAPAGQTADSLLVRRINQVQNPPEHTLVSSDRAIISAAAERGMPYIFAEVFAAQMEEERQPPPPEPEQPTLSDAEVAQWMALFGPVPERPPRPPRRRRPEPEAPPDAPPPPPRAYSAAEYKAGTADMSADELAEWLALFGPEPEPALDKHPRAKKTPPHSAADTSAPGGSLHVDDEKKEGRARLTPEEMEMWLNEFGGEDPRQKR, encoded by the coding sequence ATGAACTACTTAATTGATGGTCATAACCTGATTGCGAAAATGCCCGGTCTGTCGCTGCAAGACGCGGACGATGAGGAAGCGTTGGTGCGACAGATACAGACGTGGGCCGCGGCGCGACGCAAGCGATATGTGTTGATTGTGTTCGATCAGGGGATAATTGCCGGCAAATCCGCACGTCTCTCCAATAATCGGGTACAAGTCTTCTTTGCCCCTGCCGGGCAAACGGCGGACAGTTTATTGGTGCGCCGCATTAACCAGGTGCAAAATCCACCAGAGCATACGCTGGTCAGCAGCGACCGCGCCATCATTTCCGCGGCAGCGGAACGGGGGATGCCCTACATCTTCGCCGAAGTGTTTGCCGCGCAAATGGAGGAAGAACGCCAGCCGCCACCACCGGAACCGGAGCAGCCAACGTTGAGTGACGCCGAGGTTGCCCAATGGATGGCCCTTTTTGGTCCCGTGCCCGAGCGTCCGCCACGCCCACCGCGCCGACGGCGACCAGAACCAGAAGCGCCCCCGGACGCTCCACCACCACCGCCCCGCGCCTATTCCGCGGCGGAATACAAGGCGGGGACGGCGGACATGAGCGCGGACGAACTGGCGGAATGGCTCGCTCTGTTTGGTCCGGAGCCAGAACCGGCATTAGACAAGCATCCGCGGGCGAAAAAGACGCCGCCGCATTCCGCTGCCGATACGAGTGCGCCCGGCGGTAGCCTGCATGTGGATGACGAAAAAAAGGAAGGACGCGCGCGCCTGACGCCAGAGGAAATGGAAATGTGGCTGAATGAATTTGGCGGCGAAGACCCGCGCCAAAAGCGTTGA
- a CDS encoding UvrD-helicase domain-containing protein, translated as MSLLHGLNQPQYLAVTAPDGPILVLAGPGSGKTRVLTQRIAYLIQEKRIPPWRILAVTFTNKAAREMRHRIEALLGEPPRGLTMGTFHATCAQILRREALHLPHHTNDFVIFDTDDQRQVIKQALRKLNLDDKKFPPAKMLNYISAAKNEFITADEYAATNYVSEVVRRVYACYQELLQANNAMDFDDLLMNTLLLFDNQPDVLAKYQERYLHILVDEFQDTNTTQYGLLHRLALGHGNIFVVGDADQSIYKWRGADVRNINRFREQYPNAQTILLEQNYRSTQIILDAAKSVIQHNRDRVHKDLFTDREGGAKIIIREAYDEREEAVIVVDTIANLVLEGYEPGDVAIMYRTNAQSRALEEAFLMRKLPYKLVGATRFYGRREIKDIIAYLRLVHNPADAISFNRVINTPPRSIGKKTQEQLQDWATANGWQPGQALVRLVTDPDLQYPFNGRALKGLLSFATMLYEWTMLSDGAGVGEIMDLILRDVGYRGYIDDDTEEGEDRWGNVMELRAVANIDEEITLPAFLEQIALVSDADTVEETTNAPTLLTLHAAKGLEFPIVFITGLEEGILPHARAFEDGEELAEERRLFYVGLTRAKDRLYLLHAFRRTSYGMTETAQRSAFLHEIPGDLVEGGNGGSRPTRRATSRDWQWNRPTPAAPARPSPIASSSRENKEPSFSKTTTRSWKRPSNPVTSREPRPQPPPEPQRRTYRTGQRVRHARFGEGFVIETKRTGDDEEVVIAFSNEGIKRLAASMANLELIE; from the coding sequence ATGAGCTTACTTCACGGCCTCAACCAACCCCAATACCTCGCCGTCACCGCCCCCGATGGCCCCATCCTCGTCCTCGCCGGACCGGGCAGCGGCAAAACCCGCGTCCTCACCCAACGCATCGCCTACCTTATCCAGGAAAAGCGTATCCCCCCCTGGCGCATCCTCGCCGTCACCTTCACCAACAAAGCCGCGCGCGAAATGCGCCACCGCATCGAGGCCCTGCTGGGCGAACCACCGCGCGGCCTCACCATGGGCACATTCCACGCCACCTGCGCCCAAATTTTGCGCCGCGAAGCCCTCCACCTCCCCCACCACACCAACGACTTCGTCATCTTCGACACCGACGACCAGCGGCAGGTCATCAAACAAGCCCTACGTAAACTGAACCTCGACGACAAGAAGTTCCCCCCGGCCAAAATGCTCAACTACATCAGCGCCGCCAAGAACGAATTTATCACAGCGGACGAATACGCCGCCACCAACTACGTCTCCGAGGTTGTGCGGCGCGTTTATGCCTGCTACCAGGAGTTGTTGCAGGCCAACAACGCCATGGACTTCGACGATCTGCTCATGAATACGCTCCTCCTCTTTGACAACCAGCCAGACGTGCTGGCGAAATACCAGGAGCGTTATCTGCACATCCTCGTTGATGAGTTCCAGGACACCAACACAACCCAGTACGGATTGCTGCATCGCCTGGCCCTGGGGCATGGAAACATCTTCGTCGTTGGCGACGCGGACCAATCCATCTACAAATGGCGCGGCGCGGACGTGCGTAACATCAACCGCTTCCGTGAGCAATACCCCAACGCGCAGACGATCTTATTGGAGCAAAACTACCGTTCCACGCAGATCATTCTGGACGCCGCCAAGTCCGTCATCCAACACAACCGGGATAGGGTTCACAAGGATTTGTTCACGGACCGCGAGGGCGGCGCGAAAATCATTATCCGCGAAGCCTACGACGAACGGGAAGAAGCCGTCATTGTGGTGGATACCATTGCCAACCTGGTGCTGGAGGGATACGAGCCGGGCGATGTCGCCATCATGTATCGCACCAACGCGCAGTCGCGCGCGTTGGAAGAAGCGTTTTTGATGCGCAAACTGCCCTATAAACTCGTTGGAGCCACTCGTTTCTACGGACGGCGCGAGATCAAAGACATTATTGCCTATTTGCGCCTGGTGCATAACCCCGCGGACGCGATCAGTTTTAACCGGGTCATCAACACGCCGCCGCGCAGCATTGGCAAGAAGACGCAAGAACAGTTGCAAGACTGGGCGACGGCCAATGGCTGGCAGCCGGGTCAGGCGCTGGTGCGGTTGGTGACCGACCCTGATTTGCAGTATCCGTTCAATGGGCGCGCGTTGAAGGGGCTGCTGTCGTTTGCCACGATGCTGTACGAATGGACCATGCTCAGTGATGGCGCGGGCGTGGGAGAGATCATGGACCTGATTTTGCGCGATGTGGGGTATCGCGGCTATATTGACGATGATACGGAGGAGGGGGAGGATCGTTGGGGCAACGTGATGGAGTTGCGCGCGGTGGCGAATATAGACGAGGAGATTACGCTGCCGGCATTTCTCGAACAGATCGCCCTGGTTTCTGACGCAGACACCGTCGAGGAAACAACCAATGCCCCCACCCTCCTCACCCTCCACGCCGCCAAAGGACTGGAATTCCCCATCGTCTTCATCACCGGCCTGGAAGAAGGCATTTTGCCGCACGCCCGCGCCTTTGAAGATGGCGAGGAACTGGCCGAAGAGCGCCGCCTCTTCTACGTCGGTCTGACACGAGCCAAAGACCGACTCTATCTGCTGCATGCCTTCCGCCGCACCTCCTACGGCATGACGGAAACCGCGCAGCGTTCCGCTTTTCTGCACGAGATTCCCGGCGATTTGGTCGAAGGCGGGAACGGCGGCAGCCGCCCCACGCGCCGCGCCACCAGCCGCGATTGGCAATGGAACCGCCCCACACCCGCCGCTCCGGCGCGTCCTAGTCCTATCGCGTCATCGTCCAGAGAAAATAAAGAGCCGTCATTCAGCAAAACCACCACACGCTCCTGGAAGCGACCATCCAACCCAGTCACCTCTCGTGAACCCCGTCCGCAGCCGCCACCAGAACCCCAACGGCGTACCTACCGCACGGGGCAGCGCGTGCGTCACGCTCGCTTTGGCGAGGGTTTTGTGATTGAGACAAAGCGCACGGGAGACGACGAAGAGGTTGTAATCGCGTTTTCCAATGAGGGAATCAAGCGACTGGCCGCAAGCATGGCCAACCTTGAGCTGATCGAATAA
- a CDS encoding carboxypeptidase: protein MTDIRFDTYYRYDAITRFLQEWAAQYPRLCHLESLGQSYEGRDIWLLAITNFDTGADTDKPAYWVDANIHATEVAPSSAALYLIHKLLTEYGTDEKITYALDSRTFYVVPRVNPDGAEWALADKPKYIRSSTRPYPRTDALDGFYQEDVDGDGRILQMRIRDPHGSWKPHPDEPRLLIRREPDDLPGGDYYRLLPEGAVRNFDGVTIKYAPPVEGLDLNRQFPVNWTPAQSGAGDYPGSEPETQALMRFIAAHPNITGSVSFHTFSGVHLRPPTKGPDSELPTQDLYTYKTIGDKGKQLTGYPAISVFHEFQYDPKDYIKGTFDDWMYEVLGVYAWTTEIWSVQHQAGIKDYKYIDWFRDHPVEDDLAVLKWADEVLKGEGYVNWYPFTHPQLGDVELGGWHSFITWRNPPPHLLEQEIAPLADFCIFNCLVSPKLELFQVEAESQGDMHRIRLVVHNTGWLPTNVSEQALKMKVVRPLEVDIKLPEGARLVMGEAKTMLGQLRGRDHKMAASFWNNDATQERAKVEWVVQASAGTEVELVAGHQRAGIVRATITLGHTQP from the coding sequence TTGACCGACATTCGCTTCGACACCTATTATCGTTACGATGCCATCACCCGCTTCTTACAGGAATGGGCAGCCCAGTATCCGCGGCTTTGCCATCTGGAAAGCCTGGGGCAGAGCTACGAAGGGCGGGACATCTGGTTATTGGCGATCACCAACTTCGACACAGGCGCGGACACCGACAAACCCGCCTATTGGGTAGACGCCAACATTCACGCCACGGAAGTGGCCCCCTCATCAGCCGCCCTGTACCTGATACATAAGTTGCTGACAGAATATGGTACAGACGAGAAAATCACCTATGCTCTGGACAGCCGCACCTTTTACGTCGTCCCCCGCGTCAACCCGGACGGCGCGGAGTGGGCGCTGGCGGACAAGCCCAAATACATTCGCAGCAGCACGCGCCCCTATCCGCGCACGGATGCCCTGGACGGTTTTTACCAGGAGGACGTGGACGGGGATGGCCGCATTTTGCAAATGCGGATCAGGGACCCCCACGGCTCCTGGAAACCGCATCCTGACGAACCGCGCCTGCTGATTCGGCGCGAGCCGGACGATTTACCCGGCGGCGATTACTATCGCCTGCTGCCTGAGGGGGCAGTGCGCAACTTCGATGGCGTCACAATCAAATATGCGCCACCGGTGGAAGGATTGGACCTGAACCGTCAGTTCCCCGTGAACTGGACCCCGGCACAGTCCGGCGCGGGCGACTATCCGGGCAGCGAGCCGGAGACACAGGCGCTAATGCGATTTATCGCCGCTCATCCCAACATCACTGGCTCCGTCAGCTTCCATACCTTCAGCGGCGTGCATTTGCGCCCGCCAACCAAAGGCCCTGACAGCGAACTGCCGACGCAAGACCTGTACACGTACAAAACGATTGGCGACAAGGGAAAACAATTGACGGGGTATCCGGCCATTTCCGTGTTCCACGAATTCCAGTACGATCCCAAAGATTACATTAAGGGCACGTTTGACGATTGGATGTACGAGGTGCTGGGCGTGTATGCCTGGACAACGGAGATCTGGAGCGTGCAGCACCAGGCGGGGATCAAGGATTACAAATACATTGATTGGTTCCGTGACCATCCCGTGGAAGATGACCTGGCCGTGCTCAAATGGGCGGACGAGGTGCTGAAGGGAGAGGGGTACGTCAACTGGTATCCTTTTACACATCCGCAGTTGGGGGATGTCGAACTGGGTGGCTGGCACAGTTTCATCACCTGGCGCAATCCGCCGCCGCACCTGCTGGAGCAAGAGATCGCGCCCCTGGCTGATTTTTGCATCTTTAACTGCCTGGTATCGCCGAAGCTGGAACTTTTCCAGGTGGAGGCGGAATCACAAGGCGATATGCACCGGATTCGGCTGGTGGTACACAATACGGGTTGGCTGCCGACGAATGTATCGGAGCAGGCGTTGAAAATGAAGGTAGTGCGCCCGCTGGAGGTGGATATCAAGCTGCCTGAGGGGGCGCGGCTGGTGATGGGGGAGGCGAAGACAATGTTAGGACAACTGCGAGGGCGGGACCACAAGATGGCGGCGAGTTTCTGGAACAATGACGCAACGCAGGAGCGGGCGAAGGTGGAGTGGGTGGTGCAGGCGTCGGCGGGTACGGAGGTGGAATTGGTAGCGGGGCATCAACGTGCCGGCATTGTTCGCGCCACCATCACCCTCGGTCACACACAACCATGA
- a CDS encoding NUDIX hydrolase produces MDEKWPILGSEIALQHPFVTVDLETVLLPDGRIIPDWPRVHARDYVNAVVLNDREEALVITGYKHGLGRSSWQVLGGYLEPGEAPMPAAQRELLEETGYYSDEWEHLGSFVVDANRYVGTGHFYLARAARQVALPDNDDLEQYAIHWVSLPELRRALHDGRIAILSYAVNVALGLLRLGV; encoded by the coding sequence ATGGATGAAAAATGGCCGATTCTTGGCAGTGAGATAGCCTTGCAACACCCATTTGTTACCGTAGACCTGGAAACGGTGCTGTTACCGGATGGACGCATCATTCCTGATTGGCCGCGTGTGCATGCGCGTGATTATGTCAATGCCGTGGTGCTAAATGATCGAGAGGAGGCATTGGTGATCACGGGCTATAAGCACGGCCTGGGGCGGTCAAGTTGGCAGGTGTTGGGGGGATATTTGGAGCCTGGGGAAGCGCCAATGCCGGCAGCGCAGCGAGAACTGCTTGAAGAAACCGGGTACTACAGCGACGAATGGGAGCATCTGGGCAGCTTCGTCGTGGACGCCAATCGTTACGTGGGCACAGGCCACTTCTACCTGGCCCGCGCTGCTCGCCAGGTCGCCCTTCCCGACAACGACGACTTGGAGCAGTACGCCATCCATTGGGTCTCGCTGCCAGAGTTGCGTCGCGCTTTGCATGACGGGCGAATCGCCATTCTCAGCTACGCCGTGAACGTGGCTCTGGGGCTGCTGCGTCTGGGCGTTTAG
- a CDS encoding TRAM domain-containing protein, which translates to MPSFSIDFIARIIGAILAAFGVGLLGQQMARLFGAPEDVYGVVFGLIGILIGLILTPAFTTRPVRRIRQWLINMPPERLAAIIVGVFLGLAAAALLTAPLKSLPVPFNQLSPLAAAIFFCYLAIIVMITRQHDLWAFIRDLRPLMSVRDGEEHREEEDGHVILLDTSVIIDGRITDISKTGFIRDVLLVPGYVLQELQNIADSPDPIRRNRGRRGLELLNILQKESPIPVRVTDMDVSEVREVDSKLVALARHLHCPIMTNDYNLNRVAELQGVTVLNINDLANAIKTIYLPGEELAVKIIQEGREIGQGVGYMDDGTMVVVEDGQTRLNQLVDVVVTKTLQTSAGRMIFARPC; encoded by the coding sequence ATGCCATCATTCAGTATTGATTTCATTGCTCGCATTATCGGCGCTATCCTGGCGGCCTTCGGTGTCGGCTTATTGGGCCAGCAGATGGCCCGGCTATTCGGCGCGCCTGAAGATGTCTACGGTGTCGTTTTTGGCCTGATTGGCATTTTGATCGGCCTCATCCTTACCCCTGCTTTCACCACGCGCCCGGTGCGCCGCATTCGTCAATGGCTCATCAACATGCCACCGGAACGACTGGCGGCCATCATCGTCGGCGTCTTCCTGGGATTGGCCGCCGCCGCGCTGCTAACGGCCCCGCTTAAGTCTCTGCCGGTGCCCTTCAATCAATTGTCCCCATTGGCGGCGGCCATCTTCTTTTGTTATCTGGCCATTATCGTCATGATCACGCGACAACATGATCTATGGGCATTCATTCGTGATCTGCGCCCCCTGATGAGTGTGCGCGATGGCGAAGAACATCGGGAAGAAGAAGATGGGCACGTTATCCTGTTGGACACCAGTGTGATCATTGACGGACGGATCACGGACATCAGTAAGACAGGCTTCATCCGCGATGTTTTGCTCGTTCCCGGGTATGTCCTGCAAGAGCTACAGAACATTGCTGACAGCCCTGACCCCATCCGCCGCAATCGCGGGCGGCGTGGTCTGGAACTGCTGAATATCTTGCAAAAGGAGTCGCCCATTCCCGTGCGCGTCACGGATATGGACGTGAGCGAGGTGCGCGAGGTGGACAGCAAGCTAGTGGCCCTGGCGCGCCACCTGCACTGCCCGATCATGACGAACGATTACAACCTGAACCGGGTCGCCGAATTGCAGGGCGTGACCGTGTTAAACATCAATGATCTGGCGAACGCCATCAAGACGATCTATCTGCCGGGGGAGGAGCTGGCCGTGAAGATTATCCAGGAAGGGCGGGAGATCGGCCAGGGGGTAGGGTATATGGACGACGGCACGATGGTCGTTGTCGAAGATGGGCAAACGCGGCTGAACCAGTTGGTGGATGTGGTAGTCACGAAGACGCTGCAAACGTCGGCGGGGCGCATGATTTTCGCGCGTCCCTGTTGA
- a CDS encoding cysteine--tRNA ligase — protein MSLQIYNVLTRKKEEFVPLYAGRVNMYVCGPTVYDYSHIGHAKTYVNFDVVNRYLRFRGYDVLYVQNVTDVGHLLDTGEDRILKKARQDSVEPMQLVEKYTKIYFDNMDALGVWRPDISPRASGHVPEQIEMVQKLIERGYAYETNGSVYFDVSKSTEYGKLSGRVVEELEEGARVVVLEEKRHPADFALWKRAEPDHLLRWNSPWGEGFPGWHIECSAMSRKYLGVTFDIHGGGIDNIFPHNECEIAQSEAANEAPFARYWMLTGSLTLEGVKMSKSLGNTLTIGEALQRWRPEAIRTFVLSAHYGSPIDFSNEAVEAAHKGWQRLWGAVSLLRQQMRSAPAGEAAAEVVALAAETRSAFIEKMDDDFNAPAALAVLQELTRQVNILLNATTPQNHASLILLDKLYRELGGQVLGIIPDQAEAASASAEREAGLIELLLRLRTEARARRDWTTSDQIRDSLKALGVIVEDRPDGSTWKLA, from the coding sequence ATGTCCTTACAGATTTACAATGTTCTGACGCGCAAAAAAGAGGAGTTTGTTCCTTTGTATGCCGGCAGAGTCAACATGTACGTGTGCGGTCCAACTGTGTACGATTACTCACACATTGGTCACGCCAAAACCTATGTCAACTTTGACGTAGTCAACCGCTACCTGCGCTTCCGCGGCTACGACGTGTTGTACGTGCAAAACGTGACGGATGTGGGGCATCTGCTGGACACGGGCGAAGACCGCATCCTCAAGAAGGCGCGGCAGGACTCGGTGGAGCCGATGCAATTGGTGGAAAAATACACCAAAATTTACTTCGACAACATGGATGCTCTGGGCGTATGGCGGCCCGACATCAGCCCACGCGCCAGCGGCCATGTACCCGAGCAGATCGAAATGGTGCAAAAGTTGATCGAGCGCGGTTATGCTTATGAGACTAATGGATCCGTCTATTTCGACGTATCCAAATCGACGGAATATGGCAAGTTGAGCGGGCGCGTGGTGGAGGAGTTGGAAGAGGGGGCGCGGGTGGTCGTGCTGGAGGAAAAGCGTCATCCGGCCGATTTTGCCTTGTGGAAGCGGGCCGAACCGGATCATCTCTTGCGCTGGAACAGCCCGTGGGGAGAAGGGTTTCCCGGTTGGCACATTGAGTGCTCGGCCATGTCCAGAAAATACTTGGGCGTCACCTTCGACATCCACGGTGGTGGCATTGACAACATCTTCCCGCACAATGAGTGCGAGATTGCCCAAAGCGAAGCGGCAAACGAGGCTCCCTTTGCCCGTTACTGGATGCTGACCGGCTCGTTGACGCTGGAAGGCGTGAAGATGAGCAAGAGCCTGGGCAATACGCTGACGATTGGTGAAGCGCTGCAACGCTGGCGGCCCGAGGCGATCCGTACGTTTGTGCTTTCCGCGCACTATGGCAGTCCTATTGACTTTTCAAACGAAGCGGTTGAGGCGGCGCATAAGGGGTGGCAGCGTCTGTGGGGGGCGGTTTCGCTGCTGCGGCAGCAGATGCGGTCTGCGCCGGCGGGCGAAGCGGCGGCGGAGGTAGTGGCGTTGGCCGCGGAGACGCGGTCAGCGTTCATTGAGAAGATGGACGATGACTTTAATGCCCCCGCCGCATTGGCCGTCCTACAAGAGTTGACGCGGCAGGTGAACATTCTGTTGAACGCAACCACGCCGCAAAACCACGCCTCCCTCATCCTCCTCGACAAGCTCTACCGCGAACTTGGCGGACAGGTCCTGGGCATCATCCCCGACCAGGCGGAGGCCGCCAGCGCCAGCGCCGAACGGGAAGCGGGCCTGATCGAATTGCTGCTGCGGTTGCGCACCGAAGCGCGCGCGCGCCGTGATTGGACCACCTCTGACCAGATACGCGACTCTTTGAAGGCGTTGGGCGTGATCGTCGAAGACCGCCCGGATGGTTCCACCTGGAAACTGGCGTGA
- the rlmB gene encoding 23S rRNA (guanosine(2251)-2'-O)-methyltransferase RlmB → MPEYLFRRNAVLEALRGERRPLRRLWLKKGQAKAQTSDLEAAARRRGLPIEYSDRQQLTRLAGDSSHQGAVLEADAFPYASLEEMLDLAARRRERPFLLILDLVQGPQNIGMLLRTAEACGVHGVIIQERRAPDITPHVVAFAAGATEHLLIARETNLAQTIQWLQQRNVWVVGLDMGEDAQQLGQLDLDMSLALVVGHEGEGLRRLVREKCDLILRLPMRGQVESLNAAVSGSIALYAAWQARGFQ, encoded by the coding sequence ATGCCTGAATATCTTTTCCGTCGCAATGCCGTACTGGAAGCCCTGCGCGGCGAGCGGCGGCCACTACGCCGGTTGTGGTTGAAAAAGGGACAGGCCAAAGCGCAGACGTCCGACCTGGAAGCGGCGGCGCGTCGCCGTGGTCTCCCCATCGAATACAGCGACAGACAACAGCTCACGCGCCTGGCGGGTGATAGTAGCCATCAGGGAGCGGTGTTGGAAGCTGACGCCTTCCCTTATGCCAGCCTGGAAGAAATGCTCGACCTGGCTGCGCGGCGGCGCGAACGTCCCTTTTTGCTCATTCTGGACCTGGTGCAAGGGCCGCAGAACATCGGGATGTTGCTGCGCACGGCGGAAGCGTGTGGTGTCCACGGCGTGATCATACAGGAGCGGCGCGCCCCGGACATCACGCCGCATGTGGTGGCCTTTGCCGCGGGCGCGACGGAGCATTTGCTCATTGCCCGCGAAACCAATCTGGCGCAGACGATTCAGTGGCTACAGCAGCGGAACGTGTGGGTGGTGGGGTTGGATATGGGGGAGGATGCGCAACAACTGGGGCAGCTTGATCTGGATATGTCGCTGGCGTTGGTGGTGGGGCACGAAGGAGAGGGGTTGCGCCGCCTGGTGCGGGAGAAGTGCGACTTGATCCTGCGCCTGCCCATGCGCGGCCAGGTGGAATCCCTCAACGCCGCCGTTTCCGGGTCTATCGCCCTCTATGCTGCCTGGCAAGCGCGCGGGTTCCAATAG
- a CDS encoding class I SAM-dependent RNA methyltransferase, whose protein sequence is MSDTITLTLTGMAHGGAALGREMGGQSRGSRVIFVPYALPGEEVEVELVMVKERYAQARLQKVLRPSADRVSPPCPYFGVCSGCHFQHIAYPRQLALKEEVVRDQLGRIAGITSLPLLPIIPNPEPYGYASDLTLSPTTTGGMGLWAASERHVIPVDDCLLPRPPLRQLLQDVDMALPDLRRVTLRMGDDGALLAALEVEDVEPPEIGVDFPVSVALVLPDGTAANLIGDNYVVQAVGGRDFRVSAGAFFYSSPPMTEKLVQTVLAFADLRGGEQVLELYSGVGTLTAFLAAAADEVTAIEANVDAVADMAVNLEDVDNVSVYEGAAEAVLPLLTVRPDVVVVDPGGGGMPASVLQPLIQLNPNRLIYVSDDVATLARDARHLTRGGYRLAQIQPLDMEPQTFHILTVSLWQPHEGFARN, encoded by the coding sequence ATGTCTGATACGATCACCCTCACCTTGACCGGAATGGCCCACGGCGGCGCGGCGCTGGGGCGGGAAATGGGCGGCCAAAGTCGTGGCAGCCGCGTCATCTTCGTGCCATATGCCCTTCCTGGCGAGGAAGTGGAAGTGGAACTGGTGATGGTTAAGGAGCGGTATGCCCAGGCGCGGCTACAGAAGGTGCTGCGTCCCTCAGCAGACCGCGTTTCGCCGCCGTGTCCCTATTTTGGCGTTTGCAGCGGCTGCCATTTTCAGCACATTGCCTATCCGCGGCAATTGGCGCTGAAGGAGGAGGTGGTGCGCGATCAGTTGGGGCGAATTGCCGGCATAACGTCCCTCCCCCTCCTCCCCATCATCCCCAACCCGGAGCCATACGGCTACGCCAGCGACCTGACCCTCAGCCCGACCACCACGGGCGGCATGGGACTGTGGGCGGCCAGCGAGCGGCACGTCATTCCCGTGGATGACTGCCTGCTGCCGCGCCCCCCGCTGCGCCAACTATTGCAAGACGTAGACATGGCGCTACCCGATCTGCGCCGTGTGACGTTGCGGATGGGAGACGACGGGGCGCTGCTGGCGGCGTTGGAGGTAGAGGACGTGGAGCCGCCGGAAATTGGCGTGGATTTCCCGGTGTCCGTGGCGCTGGTGCTGCCAGATGGCACGGCGGCTAACCTCATTGGGGACAATTACGTGGTGCAGGCAGTTGGCGGACGCGATTTTCGCGTTAGCGCCGGGGCGTTCTTTTACTCCAGCCCGCCCATGACGGAAAAGCTGGTGCAAACGGTGCTGGCATTCGCAGACTTACGCGGGGGGGAGCAGGTGCTGGAGTTGTACAGCGGCGTGGGAACGTTGACGGCATTTCTGGCGGCGGCGGCGGACGAGGTAACGGCGATTGAAGCCAACGTGGATGCGGTGGCGGATATGGCGGTGAATCTGGAGGATGTGGATAACGTGTCGGTGTATGAGGGGGCGGCGGAAGCGGTTCTGCCCCTGTTGACGGTGCGGCCAGATGTGGTAGTGGTGGATCCGGGGGGAGGGGGAATGCCGGCATCCGTCCTCCAACCCCTCATCCAACTCAACCCCAACCGCCTCATCTACGTCAGTGATGACGTCGCCACCCTCGCCCGCGACGCCAGGCATCTCACCCGCGGCGGCTACCGACTCGCGCAAATCCAACCCCTCGACATGGAGCCACAAACCTTCCACATCCTCACCGTCTCCCTCTGGCAACCGCACGAAGGGTTCGCTCGGAATTAA
- a CDS encoding CPBP family intramembrane metalloprotease, whose translation MRRVVTIGGVAFDLRLTFLIIFSTIVPMVDYYNHRITGTKAYDRFLLYFVLSFLVVVLLLREPPRVYGFQLGDWRKGLFYTVVGCVGMGVILWFVARNAGMQTYYQAKAPDNPWRLVYLTGIDLFGWEFIWRGLMLFALARYFGPGPAILLQAVPFAFMHLGKPEIETLTTIFGGIAFGFVAWQSESFLYPFLIHWFIASFTQLIAIGKL comes from the coding sequence ATGAGGCGTGTTGTGACCATTGGCGGCGTTGCGTTCGATTTGCGGTTGACTTTCTTGATCATTTTTAGCACGATCGTGCCGATGGTGGACTATTACAATCACCGCATAACGGGCACGAAGGCGTATGACCGGTTCCTGCTGTACTTTGTCCTCTCGTTTTTGGTGGTGGTGCTGCTGCTGCGGGAACCGCCACGGGTGTATGGTTTTCAACTGGGGGATTGGCGCAAGGGTTTGTTTTACACGGTGGTGGGCTGCGTGGGGATGGGGGTGATTCTGTGGTTTGTGGCGCGAAATGCCGGCATGCAAACCTACTACCAGGCCAAAGCACCCGACAATCCCTGGCGGCTGGTTTATCTCACCGGCATAGACCTCTTCGGCTGGGAATTCATCTGGCGCGGCCTCATGCTGTTTGCCCTGGCGCGCTACTTCGGCCCCGGCCCTGCCATCCTGCTGCAGGCCGTCCCCTTCGCCTTCATGCACCTGGGCAAACCAGAAATCGAAACCCTGACAACCATTTTTGGCGGCATCGCCTTCGGGTTCGTCGCCTGGCAATCAGAATCCTTTCTCTACCCCTTTCTCATTCACTGGTTCATTGCCTCCTTCACCCAACTGATCGCTATCGGGAAGTTGTAA